One Mus musculus strain C57BL/6J chromosome X, GRCm38.p6 C57BL/6J DNA window includes the following coding sequences:
- the Gm52416 gene encoding igE-binding protein-like encodes MNSELFSWGTRVPVSTALRGKSDLELSKEIQDSLSEVKWNMFGLEFFLVLEALLFLFTCYQVVKIGRILDEIQDKLSEVKWGERVGTKRKYGTQNKYTGLSKGLEPEEKFRSGKNTWGEIRRKEKKKEKKKDRLAEVSRRYSSLDELRKPALSSSEADEEFSSEETDWEEEAAHYEKKGYQPGKVLANQLRKPKAAGEGQFADWPQGSRLQGPPYAESPPCVVRQPCAERQCADSFIPREEQRKIQQAFPVFEGAEGGRVHAPVEYLQIKEIAESVRKYGTNANFTLVQLDRLAGMALTPADWQTVVKAALPSMGKYMEWRALWHETAQAQARANAAALTPEQRDWTFDLLTGQGAYSADQTNYHWGAYAQVSSTAIRAWKALSRAGETTGQLTKIIQGPQESFSDFVARMTEAAERIFGESEQAAPLIKQLIYEQATKECRAAIAPRKNKGLKDWLRVCRELGGPLTNAGLAAAILQSQNRSMSRNDQRTCFNCGKPGHFKKDCRAPDKQGGTLTLCSKCGKGYHRADQCRSVRDIKGRVLPPPDSQSAYVPKNGSSGPRSQGPQRYGNRFVRTQEAVREATQEDPQGWTCVPPPTSY; translated from the coding sequence atgaattcagaacttttcagctggggaacgagagtaccagtgagtacagctttacgaggtaagtctgatcttgaactttctaaggaaattcaagacagtctatcagaagtaaagtggaatatgtttggccttgaattttttctagtgttagaagcccttttgttccttttcacatgttatcaagtggttaagatagggcggattctagatgaaattcaggacaagctatcagaagtaaagtggggagagagagtaggaacaaagaggaaatatggtacacaaaataagtatacaggcctttccaagggtcttgaacccgaggaaaagtttaggtcaggtaagaatacctggggagagattagaaggaaggaaaagaaaaaagaaaagaaaaaagatcgattagcggaggtctctaggagatactcgtcactagatgagctcaggaagccagctcttagtagctctgaagcagatgaagaattctcctctgaggaaacagactgggaggaagaagcagctcattatgagaaaaaagggtaccagccaggtaaagtgctagctaatcagttaaggaagccaaaagcggctggcgaaggccagtttgctgattggcctcagggcagtcggcttcaaggtccgccctatgcggagtccccgccctgcgtagtgcgtcagccctgcgcagagaggcaatgcgcagactcattcattcccagagaggaacaaaggaaaatacaacaggcatttccagtctttgaaggagccgagggtgggcgtgtccacgctccggtagaatacttacaaattaaagaaattgccgagtcggtccgtaaatatggaaccaatgctaattttaccttggtgcagttagacaggctcgccggcatggcactaactcctgctgactggcaaacggttgtaaaagccgctctccctagtatgggcaaatatatggaatggagagctctttggcatgaaactgcacaagcgcaggcccgagcaaacgcagctgctttgactccagagcagagagattggacttttgacttgttaacgggtcagggagcttattctgctgatcaaacaaactaccattggggagcttatgcccaagtttcctccacggctattagggcctggaaggcgctctctcgagcaggtgaaaccactgggcagttaacaaagataatccagggacctcaggaatccttctcagattttgtggccagaatgacagaggcagcagagcgtatttttggagagtcagagcaagctgcgcctctgataaaacagctcatctatgagcaagccacaaaggagtgccgagcggccatagccccaagaaagaacaaaggcttaaaagactggctcagggtctgtcgagagcttgggggacctctcaccaatgcaggcttagcggccgccatcctccaatctcagaaccgctccatgagcagaaatgatcagaggacatgttttaattgcggaaagcctgggcattttaagaaagattgcagagctccagataaacagggagggactctcactctttgctctaagtgtggcaagggttatcatagagctgaccagtgtcgctctgtgagggatataaagggcagagtccttcccccacctgatagtcaatcagcttatgtgccaaaaaacgggtcatcgggccctcggtcccagggccctcaaagatatgggaaccggtttgtcaggacccaggaagcagtcagagaggcgacccaggaagacccacaagggtggacctgcgtgccgcctccgacttcctactaa